A window of Zingiber officinale cultivar Zhangliang chromosome 5A, Zo_v1.1, whole genome shotgun sequence contains these coding sequences:
- the LOC121981315 gene encoding uncharacterized protein LOC121981315 — MEGGKKNGKKKTEMTATGRSTNEGGFLAFNASFNPLSFSTSSLRYSVREVYKRTPFLASLTLLLSFPIHSAPLLWMIQVAVNQDSPFKELGIKNRGGMGMEQGGGGREEHRWPPWLRPLLSTSFFVQCKKHAVHSHRSECNMYCLDCTDGALCSVCVLAHRDHHAIQIRRSSYHDVIRVSEIQKVLDISGVQTYIINSARVVFLNERPQPRPGKGVTRTCEVCDRSLVDSFRFCSLGCKLSGTSYNDDNHNKKIKSRGGSDSEHSSTSEKSNAIQNFTPSTPPPSSAKRRKGIPHRAPFGSVMLEF, encoded by the exons ATGGAAGGGGGAAAAAAAAATGGGAAGAAAAAGACAGAGATGACGGCGACAGGAAGAAGCACGAATGAAGGCGGCTTCCTTGCATTCAACGCATCTTTTAACCCCCTCTCGTTCTCGACCTCATCTCTCCGCTACTCTGTCCGAGAAGTCTACAAAAGGACTCCTTTTCTAGCCTCGCTCACACTGTTGCTCTCCTTCCCAATCCACTCCGCGCCTCTTCTCTGGATGATTCAGGTGGCTGTCAATCAAGATTCGCCGTTCAAAGAGCTTGGAATCAAGAACAGGGGCGGCATG GGAATGGAACAGGGAGGCGGTGGGCGGGAGGAGCACCGGTGGCCGCCGTGGCTGCGGCCGCTGCTGTCGACTAGCTTCTTCGTGCAATGCAAGAAGCACGCGGTTCATTCCCACCGGAGCGAGTGCAACATGTACTGCCTCGATTGCACGGACGGCGCTCTTTGCTCCGTCTGCGTACTCGCTCACCGCGACCACCACGCCATCCAG ATAAGGCGGTCGTCGTACCACGACGTGATCAGGGTGTCGGAGATCCAAAAGGTGCTGGACATCAGCGGCGTGCAAACCTACATCATCAACAGCGCCCGCGTCGTCTTCCTGAACGAGCGCCCTCAGCCGCGGCCCGGCAAGGGCGTCACCAGGACCTGCGAGGTCTGTGACCGCAGCCTGGTTGACTCCTTCCGTTTTTGTTCCCTCGGCTGCAAG CTCTCTGGCACCTCGTATAACGACGACAACCACAACAAGAAGATTAAATCGAGAGGAGGATCGGACTCGGAGCACTCAAGCACCAGCGAGAAGAGCAACGCCATCCAGAACTTCACCCCGTCGACCCCGCCGCCGTCGAGCGCCAAGAGGAGGAAGGGCATTCCCCACCGAGCTCCCTTCGGAAGCGTAATGCTGGAATTCTAA
- the LOC121979863 gene encoding zinc finger protein 10-like, producing MEGGLYYSNHTVSSPEEKEKLSVWDWAGGRATAADVSDCWPPRSYACTFCRREFKSAQALGGHMNVHRRDRALLRLQRPEAPTYSIVIPQQPPSEFPAGGGVFLVYPISAGAVVAPALASPPSYLSSPVNAGVGMGSSESITLCDISGSEGGGEELDLELRLGR from the coding sequence ATGGAAGGCGGACTGTATTATTCCAATCACACCGTCTCCTCGccggaggaaaaagaaaagctcAGCGTGTGGGATTGGGCCGGCGGCAGAGCCACTGCCGCCGACGTGTCCGACTGCTGGCCGCCGCGTTCGTACGCCTGCACGTTCTGCAGGCGCGAGTTCAAGTCGGCGCAGGCGCTAGGCGGGCACATGAACGTCCACCGGCGCGACCGGGCCCTGCTCCGCCTGCAGAGGCCCGAGGCGCCGACGTATTCGATCGTGATTCCACAACAGCCGCCCTCGGAGTTCCCGGCCGGCGGAGGTGTATTTCTCGTCTACCCGATCAGCGCGGGCGCCGTGGTCGCGCCGGCCTTGGCTTCGCCGCCGAGTTATTTGTCGAGTCCGGTTAATGCCGGAGTTGGAATGGGCTCGTCGGAGTCAATTACTTTGTGCGATATCAGTGGCAGCGAGGGAGGCGGCGAGGAGCTCGATTTGGAGCTTCGACTTGGAAGATAG
- the LOC121983097 gene encoding putative gamma-glutamylcyclotransferase At3g02910 → MGGDGMVDGHFVFTYGTLKRGFSNHGLIQELVRAGDASFVGDARTTCRLPLVCGPYRVPFLLNLPGAGERVAGEIYAVSPRGLARMDELEGTRRGHYERLPISVVLLGDPGSQLVEVAAEAYYANPSYAGELWRRNGERGYSVYSEREATGYVKRKDRPQDITFLEQIRLFVASLQS, encoded by the coding sequence ATGGGCGGCGATGGAATGGTGGACGGCCACTTCGTCTTCACCTACGGCACGCTCAAGCGCGGCTTCTCCAACCACGGCCTCATCCAAGAGCTGGTCCGAGCCGGCGACGCTTCCTTCGTCGGCGACGCCCGCACCACCTGCCGCCTCCCCCTCGTCTGCGGTCCCTACCGCGTCCCTTTCCTCCTCAACCTCCCCGGCGCAGGCGAGCGCGTCGCCGGCGAGATCTACGCTGTCTCGCCGCGCGGGCTCGCCCGGATGGACGAGCTCGAGGGCACCCGCCGCGGCCACTACGAGCGCCTCCCCATCTCCGTCGTCCTCCTCGGCGATCCTGGAAGCCAGCTGGTGGAAGTTGCCGCGGAAGCGTATTATGCGAACCCGAGTTACGCCGGCGAGCTGTGGCGCCGCAACGGCGAGAGGGGTTACAGTGTGTACTCGGAGCGGGAGGCGACGGGGTATGTGAAGCGGAAGGATCGCCCCCAGGACATTACCTTCCTCGAGCAGATCCGCCTCTTCGTCGCCTCGCTCCAATCTTAG